A region from the Alkalihalophilus pseudofirmus genome encodes:
- a CDS encoding HAMP domain-containing sensor histidine kinase: MRSLYSTFVIATLVVMSVSALLAFMLSNAYYQHFLKQQNDEKYTNITMEITEYIEGQEAIDLHEHLKFISNIGYQLKLIGEDGTTSSYGKPFRTPYIDGAIIESVLSGEVYHGIANFPRETFVTGFFANELENSIGVTFEHNRTNYALFLRPDITLHFHEMRLLFAWLLGLTIIFSLIFELILAKHLIKPLTELNEATKKIKKGEYAFSFDFHRKDEIGELASSFHDMSNQLVELDNMRNEFISNISHDIQSPLSNINGYTELLQNDGLTNGQKGEYLSIIREESDRLSSLTSQLLLLSSINQIKKLRKKEKFSIADQIRSLIIKYKWRIMDKDITIEYTLPDVIYSGDPALLLSVWDNLLSNAVKYNKSGGSISIDIKEEQNYINIIFRDSGVGISSTHQKSIFERFYRVDASRTKEINGTGLGLAIVEKVVALHGGSVLVDSEKDVGSTFIIRLPLTKV; the protein is encoded by the coding sequence ATGAGATCTTTATATTCTACATTTGTAATAGCGACATTAGTTGTAATGTCTGTTAGTGCGCTATTGGCATTTATGTTATCCAACGCTTATTACCAACACTTTCTCAAGCAACAAAATGATGAAAAATACACAAATATAACAATGGAAATCACAGAATATATTGAGGGTCAAGAAGCAATAGACTTACATGAACATCTTAAGTTCATATCTAATATTGGGTACCAGCTTAAACTCATTGGAGAAGATGGCACCACCTCCTCTTATGGGAAACCCTTTCGCACCCCATATATAGATGGTGCGATTATTGAAAGTGTATTAAGCGGGGAAGTTTATCATGGGATTGCGAACTTCCCGAGAGAGACCTTTGTAACAGGTTTTTTTGCGAATGAATTAGAAAACAGTATAGGTGTAACCTTCGAGCATAATAGGACTAATTATGCTCTATTTCTCAGACCGGATATTACCTTGCATTTTCATGAAATGAGATTGTTATTTGCTTGGTTACTAGGGCTAACGATCATTTTTAGTTTGATTTTTGAGCTAATATTGGCAAAACATCTTATTAAACCATTAACTGAATTAAACGAAGCAACGAAAAAAATTAAAAAGGGTGAATATGCATTCTCCTTTGACTTTCACAGAAAGGATGAAATTGGAGAGCTGGCATCCAGCTTTCACGATATGTCCAATCAGTTAGTCGAACTGGATAATATGAGAAATGAGTTTATCTCTAACATTTCACATGATATACAGTCTCCTCTTTCAAATATCAATGGTTACACGGAACTATTACAGAATGATGGATTGACGAACGGGCAAAAAGGAGAATATCTCTCCATCATAAGAGAAGAATCAGATCGATTATCCAGTTTAACCTCGCAGCTTTTACTGTTATCTTCTATAAATCAAATAAAAAAATTAAGGAAAAAAGAAAAGTTTTCTATAGCAGATCAAATAAGGTCTTTAATAATAAAATACAAGTGGAGGATAATGGATAAAGATATAACGATTGAATATACTCTCCCTGATGTTATTTATTCAGGTGATCCGGCCCTACTTTTAAGTGTATGGGACAACTTATTAAGCAATGCAGTTAAGTATAATAAAAGTGGAGGAAGTATTTCTATAGATATAAAGGAAGAGCAGAATTACATAAACATCATTTTCCGGGATAGTGGTGTAGGAATATCATCAACGCATCAAAAAAGTATTTTTGAACGATTTTATCGAGTGGATGCTTCTAGAACAAAAGAAATAAACGGAACAGGACTTGGACTGGCCATAGTGGAAAAAGTCGTTGCATTACATGGAGGAAGTGTTCTTGTTGATAGTGAAAAAGATGTAGGTTCAACGTTTATAATAAGACTTCCACTGACAAAAGTGTAA
- a CDS encoding response regulator transcription factor codes for MAQILIVDDDKHIRNLISKYLGGEGYSVKQAGNGIEALEELEKNDYSLVVVDIMMPEMDGYELTKKIRKHYQLPILMLTAKSQIQDKETGFSLGTDDYLVKPFELKELLFRIKALLRRYHQVAEMTIKIHSVVINKAAYEVNINGSTILLPLKEFELLYYLASNANRVLSREQLIQHVWGSQYDGSDRTVDVHIKRLRERFTKITDDFSIKTIRGVGYVLEVKK; via the coding sequence ATGGCTCAAATTCTTATTGTAGATGACGATAAACATATCAGAAACCTTATAAGCAAATATTTAGGCGGAGAGGGCTATTCAGTTAAACAGGCTGGTAATGGAATAGAGGCCCTTGAGGAACTTGAGAAAAATGATTATTCCTTAGTAGTGGTTGATATAATGATGCCTGAAATGGACGGTTATGAACTTACGAAAAAAATAAGAAAACACTATCAACTTCCAATACTTATGCTCACAGCCAAGTCACAGATACAAGATAAAGAAACAGGATTTTCATTAGGAACGGATGATTATCTGGTAAAGCCATTTGAATTAAAGGAACTTCTATTTCGAATAAAGGCTTTACTGCGGCGTTACCACCAAGTTGCAGAAATGACCATCAAGATACACTCAGTCGTTATTAATAAAGCAGCCTACGAAGTTAATATTAATGGTAGTACAATCTTGTTACCCTTGAAAGAATTTGAACTGCTTTATTATTTAGCTTCGAATGCAAACCGAGTGTTATCGAGAGAACAATTGATTCAACATGTGTGGGGGAGTCAATATGACGGAAGTGATCGAACCGTCGATGTACATATTAAACGGCTAAGGGAACGCTTTACCAAAATAACAGATGATTTCTCAATAAAAACAATTCGAGGGGTTGGTTACGTGTTAGAGGTAAAAAAATAA
- the ilvB gene encoding acetolactate synthase large subunit, with the protein MEVQHASGNDKHHTKIGKVTGAEHVIKSLEELGVTTVFGYPGGAILPIYDALYGSNLHHILTRHEQAAIHAAEGYARASGKVGVVFATSGPGATNLVTGLADAHMDSVPLIVITGQVAKSLIGRDGFQEADVVGITLPVTKHNYQVRDVNKLSRVMKEAYYIAQSGRPGPVLIDIPKDVQSGVVTRLFNEELLIPGYKPNLEPDSKEIEEVASAISKAKRPLLYIGGGIIQSGASEDLQAFARQNQIPIVSTLMGLGAYPPDDPFYLGMLGMHGTYSANMAVTECDLLLAFGVRFDDRVTGKLELFSPHSKKIHIDIDPAELHKNVAVDYPIQSDVKIAIQRLLERPIRCNTDVWIREIRAWQEEYPLSYQKQISKLKPQFVIELVSKLTNGEAIVTTEVGQHQMWTALFYKAKTPRTFITSGGLGTMGFGFPAAIGAQIAAENNLVICMAGDASFQMNIQELQTISENNIPVKVFIINNHYLGMVRQWQEMFYDNRLSESKIGSPDFVKVAEAYGVKGLRATTPDEARQAIQEAFRHKGPVVVDFHVTEEENVFPMVPPNKGNHEMVMKRWED; encoded by the coding sequence ATGGAGGTACAACATGCTTCTGGTAATGACAAGCATCATACAAAGATAGGGAAGGTAACAGGTGCTGAACATGTTATTAAAAGTTTAGAAGAGTTAGGTGTTACAACAGTATTCGGTTACCCTGGAGGGGCTATTTTACCTATTTATGATGCGCTATATGGTAGTAATCTCCATCATATTTTAACGCGTCATGAACAAGCGGCCATTCATGCTGCGGAGGGGTATGCAAGAGCCTCTGGGAAGGTGGGAGTTGTATTTGCCACGTCCGGTCCTGGAGCTACTAACTTAGTAACTGGTTTAGCAGATGCTCATATGGATTCAGTTCCATTAATTGTTATTACAGGTCAAGTGGCTAAGTCACTCATTGGGAGGGATGGATTTCAAGAAGCAGATGTGGTGGGAATTACGCTGCCAGTAACGAAACATAATTATCAAGTTAGAGATGTAAATAAGCTGTCTCGTGTAATGAAGGAAGCATATTATATTGCCCAAAGCGGCCGGCCAGGACCAGTATTAATTGATATCCCAAAGGACGTCCAAAGCGGGGTTGTAACAAGACTTTTCAATGAAGAATTATTAATCCCCGGATATAAACCGAATCTTGAGCCTGACAGTAAAGAGATAGAAGAGGTAGCAAGTGCTATTTCAAAAGCCAAACGGCCGCTACTATACATTGGGGGAGGTATTATTCAATCGGGGGCATCGGAAGATTTACAAGCATTCGCGAGGCAAAACCAAATCCCTATTGTTTCCACTTTAATGGGGCTGGGTGCTTACCCTCCTGACGATCCATTCTACTTAGGGATGTTAGGGATGCATGGTACCTATAGTGCAAATATGGCAGTAACAGAGTGTGATTTACTTCTTGCTTTTGGTGTTCGGTTTGATGATCGAGTAACTGGCAAGCTTGAGCTGTTTTCTCCTCATTCGAAGAAGATTCATATTGACATTGATCCAGCCGAATTACATAAAAATGTGGCTGTTGATTATCCCATTCAATCAGATGTGAAAATAGCTATACAAAGGTTATTGGAAAGGCCTATACGTTGTAATACCGATGTATGGATAAGAGAGATTAGAGCATGGCAAGAGGAGTACCCACTTTCGTATCAAAAGCAGATATCTAAATTAAAGCCACAATTTGTAATTGAGCTAGTAAGCAAGTTAACGAATGGTGAAGCGATCGTTACCACAGAAGTAGGTCAGCATCAAATGTGGACGGCTCTTTTCTATAAAGCGAAGACCCCGCGAACATTTATTACATCCGGCGGGTTAGGAACCATGGGTTTTGGTTTTCCAGCAGCCATTGGGGCCCAAATAGCTGCTGAAAATAACTTGGTTATCTGTATGGCAGGTGATGCATCCTTTCAAATGAATATTCAGGAATTGCAAACAATTTCTGAAAATAATATCCCTGTTAAAGTTTTTATTATCAATAACCATTACCTCGGTATGGTAAGACAATGGCAAGAAATGTTCTATGACAATCGATTATCAGAATCGAAAATTGGATCACCCGATTTTGTTAAAGTCGCGGAGGCGTATGGAGTAAAAGGGTTACGTGCTACAACCCCAGATGAAGCAAGACAAGCCATACAAGAAGCATTTCGCCACAAAGGTCCAGTTGTGGTCGATTTTCATGTCACAGAGGAAGAAAATGTATTTCCGATGGTTCCTCCCAATAAAGGAAATCACGAAATGGTTATGAAGAGGTGGGAAGATTGA
- the sda gene encoding sporulation histidine kinase inhibitor Sda, translated as MLNYLDDDFLLDAYYKACSLNLDSNFLSLLLKELEERELYEKAERIR; from the coding sequence ATGTTAAATTACCTAGACGATGACTTTTTACTAGATGCCTATTATAAAGCCTGTAGTTTAAACCTTGATTCAAATTTTCTTTCACTTCTACTAAAAGAGTTAGAGGAACGGGAACTGTATGAAAAAGCGGAAAGAATTAGGTAG
- a CDS encoding ABC transporter ATP-binding protein, whose amino-acid sequence MFIYNSSKELIGYLINILRLYKRIWSIKKGYIFNSILMVFFRSIHPFNSIFFLKIIVDELTAEARFEYAAFYAILFCLIELVIRSLNSILWTYEQKKIIEFKTEFIKEINSKTMSLPYEKMEDSKLLDDKQKALEIFYPRQAHFMDLKNTLIDSKQLIAFIVQLLGVLVIMLTLTPYVFLILLSTYFLSILLNTIASNKEFNVWSNSLVNIGRRIGYFQEISTDYTYAREMRINKLGQWVVDKIYYYFNNMKKDVTNSVRVFTLISMAASTLQIIVNSSVYFYLGYLAYQSTISLSELIVYVNSLGVFILALTGITTCIISLQKAGMHLSTYFNYVKELTTSPEYSNNSSGLINNESFTIEFVHVWFKYPNQDTYTISNLNLKISSNEKLAIVGENGAGKTTLIKLLLRLYTPTKGSIFINGVDIKELDMEEYTNQISAIFQDFNIINFSLLENLAFDKDLKEDYLSEVLNDLEIGKVIKNLPQGLHTEIGRLFNKDGVELSGGQKQKIAIARALLKNSNLIILDEPTAMLSPKAEYDIYTNFSQLTKDKTTIYISHRMSSCRFCDRIVVLDKGEIVELGNHTGLMDLKGVYYNLFIKQAEFYEKISDDDISSIS is encoded by the coding sequence TTGTTTATATATAATAGCTCTAAAGAGCTAATTGGCTATTTAATTAATATATTACGTTTATATAAACGAATATGGTCAATTAAAAAAGGGTACATTTTCAATAGTATCTTAATGGTTTTTTTTAGATCCATTCATCCTTTTAACAGTATTTTCTTTTTAAAAATCATTGTAGATGAGTTAACAGCTGAAGCTAGATTCGAATATGCGGCTTTCTATGCCATATTATTTTGTTTAATTGAATTGGTTATTCGTTCATTAAATTCAATTCTCTGGACATATGAACAGAAGAAAATCATTGAATTCAAAACAGAATTCATTAAAGAAATTAATTCTAAAACTATGTCCTTGCCTTACGAGAAGATGGAAGATTCAAAATTGCTTGACGATAAACAGAAAGCATTAGAAATTTTCTACCCAAGACAGGCTCACTTTATGGACTTGAAAAATACCTTAATCGACTCTAAACAACTAATAGCATTTATTGTTCAGCTATTAGGAGTTTTAGTAATAATGCTCACTCTTACACCATACGTGTTTCTTATTTTATTATCCACTTACTTTCTTAGTATTTTATTAAATACTATTGCCTCTAATAAGGAATTTAATGTATGGAGTAACTCATTAGTAAACATAGGGAGAAGGATTGGATATTTCCAAGAAATTTCAACCGATTATACCTATGCTAGGGAAATGAGAATTAACAAACTAGGTCAATGGGTTGTAGATAAAATATATTATTATTTTAATAATATGAAAAAAGATGTTACTAATTCAGTTAGAGTATTTACTTTAATAAGTATGGCAGCAAGCACATTGCAAATTATTGTTAATAGTTCAGTTTATTTTTATTTAGGTTACCTTGCTTATCAGTCTACTATCTCTTTATCAGAATTAATTGTATATGTTAACAGTTTAGGAGTTTTTATCCTTGCATTAACTGGTATAACAACCTGTATCATTTCATTACAAAAAGCAGGCATGCACCTTTCTACTTACTTTAATTACGTTAAGGAATTAACCACAAGTCCCGAATATTCAAACAACAGCTCGGGACTAATCAATAACGAAAGCTTCACTATAGAATTTGTACATGTTTGGTTTAAATATCCAAATCAAGATACTTATACTATTAGTAATTTGAATTTAAAAATAAGTAGTAATGAAAAATTAGCTATCGTAGGAGAAAATGGTGCAGGTAAAACAACTCTGATAAAACTTCTTTTAAGGCTTTATACCCCAACAAAAGGAAGTATATTTATTAACGGCGTTGATATAAAAGAGTTAGATATGGAAGAGTATACAAATCAAATATCGGCTATTTTTCAAGACTTTAATATAATCAACTTTTCACTTTTAGAAAATCTAGCTTTTGATAAAGATTTAAAAGAGGATTATTTAAGTGAAGTTCTCAATGACTTAGAAATTGGTAAGGTAATTAAAAATTTACCCCAAGGATTACATACGGAAATTGGCCGACTTTTTAATAAAGATGGCGTAGAATTGTCTGGTGGACAAAAGCAGAAAATTGCGATAGCTCGTGCCCTTCTTAAAAACTCAAACTTAATTATTTTAGATGAGCCGACTGCCATGCTTTCACCAAAAGCAGAATATGATATATATACAAATTTTTCACAATTAACTAAAGATAAAACGACTATATATATCTCTCATCGGATGTCTAGCTGTCGCTTTTGTGATCGAATTGTTGTTTTAGATAAGGGAGAAATAGTTGAACTAGGAAATCATACAGGATTAATGGATTTAAAAGGTGTATATTACAATTTATTTATAAAGCAGGCAGAATTTTACGAAAAAATTAGTGATGATGACATATCAAGTATTTCATAG
- a CDS encoding ACT domain-containing protein: MNQTFSLIVTNDPGVLLRVCGAFARRGYNITSLTLKERDTTGSSQIEIAAVCTEGEAVLLVRQLNKLIDVWQVKKL, from the coding sequence TTGAATCAAACTTTTTCATTAATAGTAACTAATGATCCAGGAGTTTTATTACGGGTATGTGGGGCTTTTGCACGGCGTGGATATAATATTACTTCTTTAACTTTAAAAGAAAGAGATACGACAGGATCTTCCCAGATAGAAATCGCGGCTGTGTGTACCGAAGGGGAAGCAGTCTTGCTCGTTCGACAGTTGAACAAATTAATCGATGTGTGGCAAGTAAAGAAATTATAG
- a CDS encoding ACP S-malonyltransferase: MNRNIKTACLFGGHGSQYKGMGREFYEQSEECRQIFNIGSSILKYDVAEYCFYGVNEDAIEKPFYSLTSLLVVDLCVYTMALNNNYKFNAHAGFSLGEYAALTASGAISIHQSFELLKELLLIAESLEDSNSYSMSVVNLPPEICEDICLKLKNINEKVVVSNYNTHNQVTVAGTVKGLEHFKNLSYKYGAKMIPINIHRAFHTEFMNPLQKDLKKEVDKFTFEIPKTPLYMNASGREVTSLDELRTNISCHFTTPVLWSHSLMNMFNSGISRFIECGSRGVLSRMVRNNLGIKKEAAYHISSRSLKFEEIQI, from the coding sequence ATGAATAGAAATATAAAAACTGCTTGTTTGTTTGGAGGGCACGGTTCTCAATATAAAGGGATGGGAAGAGAATTCTATGAACAAAGTGAAGAGTGTCGCCAAATCTTTAATATAGGATCTTCTATATTAAAATATGATGTGGCAGAGTATTGTTTTTATGGAGTAAACGAGGATGCTATAGAGAAACCTTTTTATTCCCTAACAAGCCTTTTAGTTGTTGATCTTTGTGTATATACCATGGCTTTAAATAATAATTACAAGTTCAATGCACATGCAGGCTTTTCACTGGGGGAATATGCCGCATTAACCGCTTCCGGAGCTATATCGATACATCAATCTTTTGAATTATTAAAGGAACTATTATTAATCGCAGAATCTTTAGAGGATTCTAATAGTTATAGCATGAGTGTAGTTAATTTACCTCCTGAAATATGTGAAGACATTTGCTTGAAACTAAAAAATATAAATGAGAAAGTTGTGGTGTCAAATTACAATACACATAATCAGGTAACAGTAGCGGGTACTGTAAAAGGACTCGAACACTTTAAAAATCTCTCATATAAATATGGGGCAAAAATGATTCCCATTAATATTCATAGAGCTTTTCATACTGAATTTATGAATCCTTTGCAAAAGGATTTAAAGAAAGAGGTAGATAAATTCACTTTTGAGATCCCAAAAACTCCTTTGTATATGAACGCTTCAGGTAGGGAAGTGACTAGTTTAGATGAATTAAGGACAAATATAAGTTGTCACTTCACAACCCCTGTATTATGGTCACATTCGTTGATGAATATGTTCAATTCGGGTATTAGTAGATTCATAGAGTGCGGTAGCAGGGGGGTCTTATCACGAATGGTTAGGAATAATCTCGGCATTAAAAAAGAAGCTGCATATCATATTAGTTCCCGGTCATTAAAATTTGAAGAAATACAAATTTGA
- a CDS encoding 4'-phosphopantetheinyl transferase family protein has protein sequence MSLEVQLGAIRLEFTDQKLFNLLLRNISEEKRAKILKIRRKDDRMRALFADILVRTMICKNNQCKNDQIHFEYNSYGKPFLTGISDIYFNVSHSAEWVVVALSTARVGIDIEEIKMLDYRSIAERYFSNIEAKDILKKKDNQQLEYFYILWTLKESFVKNSGWGLSKPLNSFSITINKKNAYVLNDNGQISTEYHFLHWPIDSEHYSCSICVKEDSKSIKLFKTIFTQKELVTDFKQYI, from the coding sequence TTGTCCTTAGAGGTTCAATTAGGCGCCATTCGTTTAGAATTTACTGACCAGAAATTATTTAACCTCCTATTGCGAAATATCTCTGAAGAAAAAAGAGCTAAAATCCTAAAAATTAGAAGGAAAGATGATCGAATGAGAGCGTTATTTGCAGATATATTAGTTCGTACAATGATATGTAAAAATAATCAATGCAAAAACGATCAAATTCACTTTGAATACAATTCATATGGTAAACCCTTTTTAACAGGAATTAGTGATATATATTTTAATGTGTCTCATTCTGCGGAATGGGTTGTTGTCGCCCTATCTACTGCTAGAGTTGGTATTGATATTGAAGAAATAAAAATGCTAGATTACAGATCAATTGCAGAACGGTATTTTTCAAATATAGAAGCTAAAGACATATTAAAGAAGAAGGATAATCAACAGTTAGAATACTTCTATATACTGTGGACTTTAAAAGAAAGTTTTGTAAAGAACAGTGGATGGGGCCTGTCAAAGCCATTAAATTCTTTTTCAATAACAATTAATAAAAAAAATGCGTATGTACTAAATGATAATGGTCAAATCTCTACTGAATATCATTTTTTGCATTGGCCAATTGACTCAGAACATTACTCATGTTCAATATGTGTAAAAGAAGATAGTAAGAGTATAAAACTATTTAAAACCATATTTACACAAAAAGAATTAGTGACTGATTTTAAACAGTACATTTGA
- a CDS encoding MMPL family transporter has translation MKKMVQIISKIITSKWGAKGIIAGWIAIVIILTLVAPPASEHAKSVPVSGLPETAQSVIGNQLESKFYDEQEGTPALFVYTNEGKFGRDELDSVERFTEQVQELGWPEVEAILPFEHVPEEAQSIFLSEDESTLVIPLFLVNGLESSEMSETLSKLEKLSNELLGSTDITLYVSGPAGIAADATGIFANANITLIFISIVLIFVLLIVIYRSPVLALLPLIAAGIVYQVVDRTLGLAGQAGMEIEAQSLSIMSILLFAAITDYALFLTSRFREELQLQENKFIAMQKTVKGVGIAIFFSGATIIGALIVLFLATFQVYRNFAPVFTIAMVIILLAGITLLPAMYLLAGRKAFWPFIPKVEKSNSASLKIWDRISKKVTKKPLVSGLAVLVLFLIMLANVTQVNFSFNLIKSFPEDMPSRIGIELLNEGFLPGEFTPTTAIIDARNTDFVTTERIEKLQAIIADQHGVREVDEIEVSEENEKIVKFDLWFENDPYHINTLNQLEAILNKQQEFLTQVDIPSANMYFIGETAEQVDIKNVNERDLWVLLPLITLVITLLLFWQTKSVIAPLYMVFTILLSYGASLGISYWIFQNLLGHEAISYRIPLYTFVFSVALGVDYSIMLVTRIQEEMRQHSVKKSVQLAIKHTGGVISSAGLILAATFAVLMTQPLLELYMFGFTVALGVLLDTFFVRTILVPAIIIKLDKYSF, from the coding sequence ATGAAAAAAATGGTGCAGATAATATCAAAAATAATAACAAGTAAATGGGGAGCGAAAGGGATAATAGCAGGCTGGATTGCAATTGTCATCATCCTAACCTTAGTTGCCCCTCCTGCAAGTGAACATGCTAAGAGTGTTCCGGTTTCTGGATTGCCTGAAACTGCTCAGTCTGTTATTGGTAATCAGTTAGAATCAAAGTTTTACGATGAACAAGAGGGAACTCCAGCATTGTTTGTCTATACAAATGAGGGGAAATTTGGAAGGGACGAGTTAGATAGTGTTGAGAGATTTACTGAACAAGTTCAAGAGCTAGGCTGGCCAGAAGTAGAAGCCATACTCCCTTTTGAACATGTTCCAGAAGAAGCACAGTCTATTTTTCTCTCAGAAGATGAATCGACACTCGTGATTCCATTATTTCTAGTGAATGGCTTGGAAAGCTCTGAAATGAGCGAGACATTATCAAAACTTGAGAAATTATCAAACGAGTTATTAGGAAGTACAGATATTACGTTATATGTTTCTGGCCCTGCAGGGATTGCAGCAGACGCTACTGGAATATTTGCGAATGCAAATATAACGTTAATATTTATCAGTATAGTGTTAATTTTTGTCTTGTTAATTGTCATTTATCGTTCTCCTGTATTGGCCCTACTCCCACTTATTGCTGCAGGTATTGTATACCAGGTTGTAGATCGTACACTAGGGTTGGCTGGACAAGCGGGTATGGAAATCGAAGCACAGTCTTTATCAATTATGTCTATATTACTATTCGCGGCCATAACTGATTACGCATTGTTTTTAACTTCAAGGTTTCGTGAAGAACTGCAATTACAAGAAAATAAATTTATTGCCATGCAAAAGACGGTAAAAGGAGTTGGAATTGCAATATTCTTTAGCGGTGCCACTATCATTGGAGCACTAATTGTCTTATTTCTGGCAACGTTCCAAGTATATCGCAATTTCGCACCAGTATTCACTATTGCAATGGTCATTATTTTATTAGCCGGTATCACTTTATTACCCGCAATGTACCTTCTTGCAGGAAGAAAAGCATTTTGGCCTTTTATTCCTAAAGTTGAGAAAAGTAATTCTGCTTCATTAAAAATTTGGGACCGTATCTCAAAAAAAGTAACAAAGAAACCCCTAGTTAGCGGATTAGCTGTACTTGTTCTGTTTCTTATTATGCTAGCTAATGTTACCCAAGTGAATTTTTCGTTTAATTTAATTAAGTCCTTTCCAGAAGATATGCCATCCCGAATAGGTATCGAGTTACTGAATGAAGGATTTCTTCCAGGTGAATTCACACCGACAACTGCTATTATCGATGCACGCAACACAGACTTCGTCACGACCGAAAGAATAGAAAAATTACAAGCTATTATAGCAGACCAGCATGGTGTAAGAGAGGTGGATGAGATAGAGGTTTCAGAGGAGAATGAGAAGATAGTAAAATTTGATTTATGGTTTGAAAATGATCCTTATCATATAAATACCTTAAATCAATTAGAGGCTATTTTAAATAAACAGCAAGAATTTTTGACTCAAGTAGATATACCCTCAGCAAACATGTACTTTATCGGAGAAACCGCAGAACAAGTCGATATAAAGAATGTGAATGAACGGGATCTATGGGTTCTTCTGCCACTCATCACATTAGTCATTACGTTACTATTATTTTGGCAAACAAAATCTGTAATTGCACCGTTATATATGGTATTTACTATACTTCTTTCATATGGAGCATCATTAGGGATTAGCTATTGGATATTTCAAAACCTATTAGGTCATGAAGCAATAAGTTATCGAATCCCTCTGTATACATTTGTATTTTCAGTTGCACTAGGTGTTGATTACTCGATCATGTTAGTCACAAGGATTCAAGAAGAAATGCGTCAGCACTCTGTAAAAAAATCTGTTCAACTGGCTATTAAACATACTGGGGGGGTCATCTCTTCGGCAGGTTTAATTCTGGCTGCTACATTTGCTGTACTTATGACCCAGCCATTATTGGAACTATATATGTTCGGGTTTACGGTAGCATTAGGGGTTCTCCTAGATACATTTTTTGTGCGGACAATACTTGTACCTGCAATTATCATTAAATTGGATAAATATAGTTTTTAG
- a CDS encoding T7SS effector LXG polymorphic toxin, giving the protein MTWLFIAFIGWKRTAGYRRSKKQAKETVEQLNELDYQTTTSLNTLEADLALMNNYL; this is encoded by the coding sequence CTGACCTGGTTATTTATCGCCTTTATCGGATGGAAACGTACAGCAGGATATCGTAGAAGCAAAAAACAAGCTAAAGAAACGGTTGAACAGCTAAATGAATTAGATTATCAGACCACAACAAGTCTAAATACTCTTGAAGCAGACCTTGCTCTCATGAATAATTATTTATAA